The Hippopotamus amphibius kiboko isolate mHipAmp2 chromosome 3, mHipAmp2.hap2, whole genome shotgun sequence genomic interval TTGTATCAAAGAAATCATTGCTTAGTTCAAGGTCccaaagatttactcctatgttttcttctaagcattttataatttcagttcttaaatttaggtctgtaatccatcttgagttaatttttacgtTTGGTGTGAGGTAAGCATTCAGATTCATCATTTGCATATGGATATTTATTTGTTCCACCACCATTTACTGAAAGGACTATTGTTTTCCCACTGGATTGTCTGTTACCTTTCTTAAAAATCAGTTGGTGGCTTGTTTGGTGCGGACCTGGTACCTCTTTTGTGAAGCAGCAGCTGAGGAGACTCCAGTGCTCGCCATGGCCAATGAAAAGCCCAAGGAAGGAGTCAAGACTAAGAACAACGATCATGTTAATTTGAAGGTGGCAGGGCAGGATGGTTCTGTGGTGCAGTTTAAGGTTAAAAGGCATATACCACTTAGTAACCTACTGAAAGCCTATTGTGAACAACAGGGTATGTCAGTGAGGCAGATCAGATTCCTATTTGATGGGCAGCCAATTAGGGAAACAGACACACCTGCACAGTTGGAAATGGAGGATGAAGACACAATTGATGTGTTCCAGCAGCAGACAGGAGGTGTCTACTAAAAAGGAAACCTGCTACTTTACTCCAGAAGTCTGTTCCTCCAGACCAAGAAGACATTCTCAATTAGAAGACTGAAATTTGGTTCCGTCACATCCTGACTACTACAGTACAGTTtctctattctttcattttccccttccccattCCTTTACTGTACATAAAGTAACTGGTGTATGTGCAcaagcatatttcttttttttttaaaactaagtgGCCAATGGTATATTTTGATCAACATCAAATGGAGATGGAATGGGGAAAATACTGGTTCTGTGAAAATACCCCCTTTTCTCCATTAGTGGCATGCTCATCAACTCTTATCTTTGTATTCCAGTAAGTTATTTTGCTCTCActgtttaacaaaaaaagaacaacataaaaatTGTTGCATACCTTGTTCGATTggagaattttaatgttttttatttatcattGTAAAACCAAGGacaattttaacttttttgtatGTAGCTGTTACATGTAGGGCAATCTGTCTTTAAGTAGGGATAAACTACTCTAAAAGAAATGAATCCTAGATAATTTTTCCTTCAAGTCAAGCATCTTGTTTAAATAAacttctggttaaaaaaaaaaaatctattgaccatagatgtttgggtttatttctggactctcaattctactTTGTTGATCTAAATGTCAGTCCTTATACCAGTACCaccctgtcttgattactgtagctttgtagtgtgttttgaaatcaggaaggtGAATCAGCTTTGtccttttttcaagattgttttgactctTCTTAgctttttgcattttcataagaattttaggatcagctggTCAATCTTTGTAAaaaagctgggattttgatagtgactgccttgaatctgtagatcagtttggagaGTATCGCTGTCATAAtgatattaagtcttccaatctatgaacatgggatatctttccatttatttaaatctttcaaatttttcttcaacaatgttttatcattttcagtATCCAAGTATTGcacttttttttgttaaatttatttctcaatttttttatgCTATTGAGAATGGAATTATTctcctaatttcatttttggattgtttgttgctagtgtatagaaatataattgattttgtatattattGCTCTTGTATGATCTTGCTGAACTTATTTATTCTAGTAGTTTTTTCAGTGAATTCCttcaattttctatatataagattcATGCCatttgtgaataaagacagttttacttcttaatttCAACCTGAATgccttttagttctttttcttgccaaattgCCATGACTAGAATTGCCAGCTCAATGGCAGATAGACGTAGTGAGAATATACAGTCGTATCTTGcacctgatcttagtgggaaagcatatttcaccattaaatattatgttagctgtaggtttttcaaaGATGCCTTTTATCAAGTTAAAGGagttcttttctattcttaatttgttgaaggtttttttgtttttgttttcttttttggctgccccacatggcctgtgggatcttagctccccgatcagggattgaacctgggccctggcagtgaaaaatgctgagtcctaaccactgaaccaccagggaccCCTCCTgaaggttttttggtttgtttgtttgtttgtttgtttgactggttgatttatttacttggctgcatcaggtcttagttgtggcacgtgggatctttcattgtggtgcgtgggctcttcattgtgagcttctctctagttgtgtgcAGGCTGCAGAGcatgtgcgggcttagttgccctatgaaatgtgggatattagttccctgaccaggggttgaccccatgtcccttgcatttaaaggcagattcttaaccactggatcaccaaggaagtcccctgaaGGTTTTTATTATGAATCGATGTTGGAtcttgtcaaattatttttctgcatctattgagatgattcatggctttttttgttgtgttttttgtattctgtttttttaacttaaaaccaCACCTTTCACTTCTGGTTTCTTGTTGTGCATGTGAGGAGCTTGGAAGTCGCCACTCCGTCCTAACAGGTAAAGAGATCAACAGATGAAAAAATCAACTATTCTTGGATCTGTAAGAAAGGGGAGGACACAGAACAAACTGTTGCCTCCAAGACTGAAGAGACAAACAGGCCAACACGGGGAGTCATGGCTTACAGGAGCAATGACTCATGAGCAGAAACCACTGTGGGAACCAGTGCCAGTGTCGgaaaaattgaattataattgatGAATGCTGGAGGCCCAGTGTGAAGAAaactgagagttaaaaactccaggggagggacttccctggtggtccagtgggtaagactgcgcTTCCAGTGCGTAAGActgcgcttccagtgcagggggcttgAGTTCGATCCACTAgtccgggaactagatcctgcatacatgctgcaactgagtttgcgtgccacaactaaggagtccgcatgctgcaactaaaagatcccgcatgctgcaactaaaacctggAACAGccaaaataactaataaaaataaatattaaaacaaaacaaaaactccagaGGAACCTGATCACAGGGAAGCCCTCACAATGTTGTGAGATTTGCCTCCAGGAGCTCAACCAGGTTCCCACAGTAAATACCAGAGAAAAATTCTCATTCTtctgggttgggggggggtggggtggagaacaaatttgaaatatatcagagaacttgatttttcttaaaaaggtcTTTCCTCAGGTGAGATTAGTTATgcagagcctaactgacctgaGGAAAGGGAAGTATCTAACACTAGCCCACTCTAGCCATTCTGTCCACctaagaggggagaaaaaaactgagaaactctTGTAAAGTTCACAGTCCATAGGCACAGGCTCACTAGAAGCCTGAGACCTAATCACAGGACTATATAGAGCACTTCTCTTCCTCCCATAGCTCACTACCACCTTACTAAAAGCCTATTTACAGCAGTTTCTTTTACCTGGTTCATCATGTttggctatcaagaaaaaaactacaaggcataccaaaaggcaaaacaaaaaaaccccccaaaaccacaATTTGAAGGAACAGAccaagcaagcatcagaaccagacatggcAGATGTTAGGATTATCCGACTGGGAATTTagaacaactatgattaatatgttaagggATTCAATGGATAAAGTATTTCCATGCAAGAACAGATAGtgtaagcagagaaatggaaatcctaagaaagaaccaaaaagaaatgctaaagataaaaaatattgtgACAGTAAGGAAGACTGCCTTTGGTGGGCTTATTAGTAGCTGACACAGCTGAGGAAGGAATCTCTGCGCTAGAGAATATGTCAGTAGAATCCtcgaaaagcaaagagaacaaagattgaaaaaaacccaaacaaaccaaTATCCAAGGTCTGTGGGACAACTGCAAAAGGTACAACATAGAGTTGACtctgaacaacacgggtttgaactacACTGGTTCGCTTATGCACAgaattttttcagtagtaaatactatagtactacacgatccaaggttggttgaatcgGCAGATGTGGAACTGCAGATACAGAAGAACCATGGATATGGAGGAATTGTGtgtatggagggccaactgtaagttatacacagattttcagcTGTGTAGAGGATTGGTGCCCCTAACCCcgtgttcaagggtcaactgttaACACACAGTGAGACTaccaggagagaggaagaaagaggagaaatggaAACAGTAATGACTGAGCATTTCTTCAAATTAATgccagacaccaaaccacagatcaaggaagctcagagaacaccaagcaggataaattaaaaaaaccaaacaaaactgtATGAAGGCATATAgtattcaaactacagaaaatcaaagataaggaaaaaatcctgaaagaagctgGAGGGAAGAAAACACCTTACCTAGAGAGTAACAAAGATAAGAATTGCATCTGacttctcagaaaccatgcaagaaAGAAGACTGTggagtgttaaaagaaaaaaaacccaccacctaGAATTCtgtgaaattatctttcaaaagtgaaggagaggcAATATTTTCCTGGacaagtaaaatttgaaatttgtcGTCAGTAGACCttccttgcaagaaatgttaaaagaaattctttggagagaaggaaaataatataggtcAGAAAGCTGGATCTGTATTAAGTAAGGAAGAGCGtcaaagaaggaataagtgaaggtaaagtaaaaaattttatttttcttattcttaattgacaTAACAtgacagtttgttcaaaataataatataactatattttattatgtatgcttatatataatatatatgtgtttatatataaatacatattacacaatataaacatataaacatgtatttatatatgtctatatataagcaacatgaatgacagcaatgatacaaGGGACATAATGGGCTGGTATTACGTATTACATATGTCCTGATTGATGCAATAGAACACTTATGAAGTATttctaaatgttatttaatttgaaTATCGCTATAGAGAAATATAGGTTTGACTACTTCTTTTACAGTGGGGGATACACGCATATACATAGAATAGAGACTACAGAGACTATAAAAGACTTCCAATAATGATTGAGCAGAGGAACAAAAATCAGTTTAACCAAATGAGCAAATGGAaggacaggaaaaaagaaaactccaaggTATAATTGTAGACATTCATAAAATGATAATTAGGGAAGATTTAATATGAACTGTGTATTAGGTGATGTTAAGGAATTGTTAATTTTATCAGATGTGATAGTGTTATTATGAGTAGaccttatcttttaaaattaaatattcaagtgtgaatgaaataatatgatgcctgggatttgctttaaaatactccagCGGTGGCGGGAGAAGTGAGAGTGGGGAGGAATAGATAAAACAAGATTTGCAAAGtattaataattttcaaagtTGGATGGTGGGTACATGGGCATTCAAGGATTtgttgatttattattattatttttttcatgtatttgcttCTCCCAGAGTGAGagatgagagggagagaaagacaccCAATATGAAAGGGGGGTCTCTTGTAACCAAATTTGGAAGTGACATGCCATCACTTATGTAGCATGCAATTAGACTCACAGACCAGACCAACCTTAGTGCAGTGTAGGAGGGGATTACACAGGGATCAGAAGGCAGGGATCAGTAGCGGCATCTTGGTGCCCAGCCACCACACCCACACAGAAAAGAAGACTTAGGGAATAAACACCAGAAAAGAAAGCTAAGAGAGGAAACTATTGGCAATGAGTTCCTTTATGATGGTACCTGCCAGCTGCCTGCTTCTCCTGTCTTATTTCTGGACACttgccttttttcattttattctgataAACCAAACTGCTTTGATTTCCCCAAACAGTCCATTTTGTCTCATTGACTTTATTCTCTATATCTTGCACATGCTACTCTGTCTGAAATGCCCTTTCCACTCTTGTCTGCTTAGCAAAACTATACTGTCTTTCAAACCTTTCTTAGCCGCAACTTCCTTTCTGATTACTCTTCCAGTCTACATCAGGCCAGACTATTGAATCACTACTGCTGGGCTATGTAcaactgacccttgaacagcTTGGGTTTAAACTATGGGTCCACTTATTTGTGGATAATTTTctatagtaaatactacagcatTACAGTATACTGTTTGAGGTTGGTTGACTCCAAGCTCATAGTAATTGTATtattcagggttctccagagaaatagaaccaacagGATCAATATCTCTCTATCTGtctttctatctatctacatctatctatcatctatcatctgtctatatctatcatctatcaactatcatctatctatcatctatcaactatcatctatctatcatctatcaatctatcatcatctatatctatatctatctatcatctatcataaTCTATCTAATCTGTCACCTATCAATTTATTATAGGAACTGGCacacacagttctggaggctgagcagtCCCACAGTCTgcctctgcaagctggagaaccagaaAAGCCAGCAGTATAATgcagtccaagtccaaaggcctgagaactaagagctctgatgttcggggccagGAAAAGATGGACATCTCAGCTCAAGAGAGAGAATTCTgccttcttttgcttttttgttcacGATGGCCCAaaatggattggatgatgcccgcCCACATCGGTGAGTGTGGAAATCTACTCAGTCTACTgaatcaaatgctaatctcttctagaAACATCCTCAAAGATACACCAAGAAAAagtgttttaccagctatctgggcatcccttagccaaGTCAACttgacacataaaattcaccaccACAGTGGTCCATACAGCTTTCCCAAaattcagttgttttccttgaagtgacagccTCGCTCCGTTCATTGTCCAGAAAATATCCACCAACACCCAATTCTGAATAACTTTGTCAGTCATTCTTCCAAAAGAAGTGGCTTGTTCAGCTTGCATCTCAAAACAATCACACAAGGTTTTACTTGTGACAATCACTGTTTTGGTATGCAGCAGAAATATTTCATATATCCAAGGGCTTAGATTTCTTAGGTGagattgacatttttttttttgaactgtaAGTGTATGATGGTGAACACTATAACTAGCTGTACAGTTTGGTGCCATTGCCTTGAATTGTGCTAATGCCTCAGCATTTCTACCTACCATTGTTTTTGCatcatcagtgcaaatgtcaacacagtaaaaaaaagaaaaaaaaaaaaaaaaagacaaaaaacttcCTAGGATTACTAAGGAAAAAGCTTTGACTTGATGCTCTGAAAGAATCTTGAGGACTTCAGggtccactttttaaaaaaacatatttatttattggctgcgttgggtctttgttgcttcatgtgggctttctctagttgtggcgagtgggggctacccttcgttgcagtgtgtgggcttctcagtgctgtggcttctcttggtgcagagcacaggctccaggcacgtacgcttcagtagttgcagtatgcgggctcagtagttgtggcatgcaggctttgttgctccttggcatgtgggatcttcccagaccagtgctcgaacccatgtgccctgtattggcaggcagactcccaaacACCGTGCCACCAGGAACAGGGttcactttgagaaccactaatcAAACTCAAAGTTTGAAactgtaagctttttttttttccaagttgtttttatttttatttaaaaaaattattcatttggctgcattgggtcttaagtTGCGGTACaagggatcttcgttgcagtctgcaggtttctctctagttgtggtgcatgagctccaGAGCATGCAGCTCAGC includes:
- the LOC130849415 gene encoding small ubiquitin-related modifier 2-like isoform X1; protein product: MANEKPKEGVKTKNNDHVNLKVAGQDGSVVQFKVKRHIPLSNLLKAYCEQQGMSLEMEDEDTIDVFQQQTGGVY
- the LOC130849415 gene encoding small ubiquitin-related modifier 2-like isoform X2, giving the protein MANEKPKEGVKTKNNDHVNLKVAGQDGSVVQFKVKRHIPLSNLLKAYCEQQGMSVRQIRFLFDGQPIRETDTPAQLEMEDEDTIDVFQQQTGGVY